A window from uncultured Desulfobacter sp. encodes these proteins:
- a CDS encoding alpha amylase C-terminal domain-containing protein, with protein MKKCSKDHFWSNPSWTNDPYLSPFKPIIQSRFEKALAKTKLLKSNSTWTKVADYHDIFGLHKDKKGWVFREWAPNARAMFILTPANGWEKSSDWQVNGPNPDGIFEARFPESFFSHEQLYRLKVVWDNGEGDRIPTAATRVIQDNATYIFNAQVWAPDKTFQWQAESPDLSTEPLLIYEAHAGMALEEGRVGTWREFADHILPKIVDAGYNTIQMMAVQEHPYYGSFGYHVSSFFAPSSRFGTPDDFKYLVDKAHQAGIRVLMDIVHSHSVKNEVEGLSRFDGSIYQFFHDQGRGDHTLWDSRCFDYGKHQVLIFLLSNLRYFLEQFKVDGFRFDGITSMLFADHGLGRAFTGYQDYFGDDVDEEALSYLYAANDLVHEIHPGAVTIAEDVSGYPGLAAPSEICGTGFDFRFAMGVPDYWIKLLKEVPDENWHIGSLWYELTRHRDEERTISYVECHDQALVGDQTVMMRLMGEKIYDSMEKSNTSITTHRAVSLHKMIRLITLACAHKGYLNFMGNEFGHPEWIDFPSPANGYSYHHARRLWSLKYDKNLYFTDLYTFDKQMIALAKQTQLFAWNHPQILHIHEDDKILAFERSGLLFVFNFHPERSFSDYLIHAPAGKYEMRLDTDESRFGGLGRLNPNQEHFTIPQGAEAENGHALSLYLPSRCALVLAKTIQERNESPRYHPHIPE; from the coding sequence ATGAAAAAATGCTCCAAAGACCATTTTTGGTCTAATCCGTCATGGACAAATGATCCGTATCTGTCACCGTTTAAGCCCATTATCCAATCGCGGTTTGAAAAGGCCCTGGCAAAAACGAAACTGCTGAAAAGCAACAGCACCTGGACAAAGGTTGCCGATTACCATGATATCTTTGGCCTGCACAAAGACAAAAAGGGCTGGGTGTTCAGGGAGTGGGCCCCCAATGCAAGGGCCATGTTTATCCTCACACCGGCCAACGGCTGGGAAAAATCCTCAGACTGGCAAGTAAACGGACCAAACCCAGACGGCATATTTGAGGCCAGGTTTCCCGAAAGTTTTTTCAGCCATGAACAGCTTTACCGGCTCAAGGTTGTGTGGGACAACGGGGAAGGCGACCGGATTCCAACGGCCGCCACCCGGGTCATTCAGGACAACGCCACCTATATTTTCAATGCCCAGGTCTGGGCGCCGGACAAAACGTTCCAGTGGCAGGCGGAATCCCCCGACCTCTCCACAGAGCCTCTTTTGATATATGAAGCCCATGCCGGCATGGCATTGGAGGAAGGCAGGGTGGGCACATGGCGGGAATTTGCCGATCACATTTTGCCCAAAATCGTTGATGCCGGATACAACACCATTCAGATGATGGCGGTTCAGGAACATCCCTATTATGGATCTTTCGGGTACCATGTTTCTTCATTTTTTGCACCCTCTTCACGGTTCGGCACCCCGGACGATTTTAAGTATCTTGTGGACAAGGCGCACCAGGCAGGCATCCGTGTACTCATGGATATTGTACACTCCCACAGCGTAAAAAATGAGGTGGAGGGGCTGTCGCGGTTTGACGGTTCCATATACCAGTTTTTCCACGACCAGGGCAGAGGAGATCATACTCTCTGGGATTCCCGGTGTTTTGACTATGGCAAACACCAGGTTCTGATTTTCCTACTCTCCAACCTAAGATATTTTCTGGAACAATTTAAGGTGGATGGATTCCGGTTTGACGGTATTACCTCCATGCTGTTTGCCGATCACGGATTGGGACGTGCCTTTACAGGCTACCAGGATTATTTTGGCGATGATGTGGATGAAGAAGCATTAAGTTATCTTTATGCCGCCAATGATCTGGTGCATGAAATCCATCCCGGGGCAGTAACCATTGCAGAAGACGTGAGCGGGTATCCCGGACTTGCGGCGCCGTCAGAAATATGCGGTACGGGTTTTGATTTCAGATTTGCCATGGGGGTACCGGATTACTGGATCAAACTGCTCAAGGAGGTCCCTGACGAAAATTGGCACATTGGCAGTCTGTGGTATGAACTGACCCGACACAGGGACGAGGAACGCACGATCAGTTACGTGGAGTGCCATGACCAGGCGTTGGTGGGGGACCAAACCGTGATGATGCGCCTGATGGGCGAGAAAATCTATGATTCCATGGAAAAATCCAACACAAGCATCACCACCCACAGGGCCGTCTCCCTTCATAAGATGATCCGACTGATCACCCTGGCCTGTGCCCACAAGGGGTATCTTAATTTCATGGGCAATGAATTCGGGCATCCGGAATGGATTGATTTTCCATCTCCCGCCAACGGTTATTCCTACCACCATGCCCGACGCCTGTGGTCCCTTAAATATGATAAAAATCTCTATTTCACGGACCTGTATACCTTTGACAAACAGATGATAGCCCTGGCAAAACAGACCCAATTGTTCGCATGGAACCATCCCCAAATTTTACACATCCACGAAGATGACAAAATTCTGGCATTTGAACGGTCTGGCCTTCTCTTTGTATTTAACTTCCACCCGGAACGCTCTTTTTCAGACTATCTGATTCATGCCCCGGCAGGCAAATATGAAATGCGGCTGGACACAGATGAATCCCGTTTCGGCGGCTTGGGTCGACTAAACCCGAATCAGGAACATTTCACCATTCCCCAGGGCGCTGAAGCGGAAAACGGCCACGCCCTGAGCCTCTATCTGCCCAGTCGGTGCGCTCTGGTTCTGGCGAAAACTATCCAGGAAAGGAACGAATCCCCCAGATATCATCCGCATATTCCTGAATAG
- a CDS encoding glycogen/starch synthase gives MPNRPRILIVTPEVTYLPEGISPGADDYSAKAGGLADVSAALISALYDLNCDVHVAIPDYRSIYHGENEPRHHREVEKIRQRLHEERIHFATDRVFLYKDGVYSGYSDKDLKVSLAFQREVINHIIPRVKPDIIHCNDWMTGLIPAMARRYEIPCLFTIHNIHTMTSTMAEIEDRGIDAAAFWQWLYFKYPPFNYEESRDTNRVDFLVSGVFSAHYVNTVSPTFLREIVENRHAFVEPDLRQELTHKWNAGCATGILNAPEPEFNPAVDDMVQFNYGPKNHRFQKKENKIFLQKSVGLEINPDAPLFFWPSRLDPVQKGCRLLLETMYDIISRYWETGIQIVSVADGACQKHFHDIVNFHSLHRRISIWGFNENLSHQAFAASDFILMPSSFEPCGLPQMIGGIYGSLPIVFDTGGLHDTVKQLDVMHSTGNGFIFNVHDAEGLKWAVDRAMEFFLLDPDEKEIQIRRIMTESVLQFNHSRCAESYIELYEKMLQRPFLV, from the coding sequence ATGCCTAATAGACCAAGAATCCTTATAGTAACCCCGGAAGTCACATATCTACCCGAGGGTATCAGCCCTGGTGCCGATGATTATTCCGCCAAGGCCGGCGGTCTGGCAGATGTGTCCGCTGCGCTGATCTCTGCATTATATGATCTCAACTGCGATGTTCATGTGGCCATCCCCGACTACAGATCCATATATCATGGCGAGAATGAACCCAGGCATCACCGGGAGGTGGAAAAAATACGCCAACGCCTGCATGAGGAACGCATTCATTTTGCCACGGACCGGGTATTTCTTTATAAAGACGGGGTCTATTCGGGCTATTCGGACAAGGACCTCAAGGTCTCCCTGGCGTTCCAGCGGGAGGTGATCAACCACATCATTCCCCGGGTCAAGCCGGACATCATCCACTGCAACGACTGGATGACCGGACTGATTCCGGCCATGGCCAGGCGATACGAAATTCCGTGCCTGTTTACCATCCACAATATTCATACCATGACCTCCACAATGGCCGAAATTGAAGACCGAGGAATTGATGCAGCCGCATTCTGGCAGTGGCTCTACTTTAAATATCCTCCCTTTAACTACGAGGAGAGTCGGGATACCAACCGGGTGGATTTTCTGGTGTCCGGGGTGTTTTCCGCCCATTATGTAAACACGGTCAGTCCAACCTTTTTGCGTGAAATTGTTGAAAACCGCCACGCGTTTGTGGAACCTGACCTCAGGCAAGAGTTGACCCACAAATGGAATGCCGGATGCGCCACCGGTATTTTAAATGCGCCTGAGCCCGAATTTAATCCAGCCGTGGATGATATGGTCCAGTTCAATTACGGGCCCAAGAACCACCGATTCCAGAAAAAAGAAAACAAAATTTTTCTGCAAAAATCAGTGGGGCTTGAAATTAATCCCGATGCGCCTCTGTTTTTCTGGCCCTCCCGCCTGGATCCTGTGCAGAAAGGATGCAGACTTTTATTGGAAACCATGTATGATATTATCTCCCGTTACTGGGAGACAGGTATTCAAATTGTATCTGTGGCAGACGGGGCATGCCAGAAACACTTCCACGATATTGTTAATTTCCATAGCCTGCACCGGCGAATCAGTATATGGGGGTTCAACGAGAACCTGTCCCACCAGGCCTTTGCCGCCAGTGACTTTATCCTCATGCCCTCATCATTTGAGCCGTGCGGCCTGCCCCAGATGATCGGCGGAATTTACGGCAGCCTGCCCATTGTATTTGACACAGGCGGCCTGCATGACACGGTCAAGCAACTGGATGTAATGCATTCAACGGGAAATGGATTTATTTTCAATGTCCACGATGCAGAAGGATTGAAATGGGCCGTAGACCGCGCCATGGAGTTTTTCCTTCTGGACCCGGATGAAAAAGAAATTCAGATCCGCAGAATTATGACTGAATCGGTACTTCAATTCAACCACAGCCGCTGCGCTGAAAGCTATATTGAACTCTATGAAAAAATGCTCCAAAGACCATTTTTGGTCTAA
- a CDS encoding amylo-alpha-1,6-glucosidase — translation MVKENQERFLLAQSPSPGTARISFCGDVIMFKLTVSPDEPGRAFVRTNLGNANTVRREIIRRVEKNEIKLGEAWYDLPMQKDDDGNFAIHLPLYQTGAFQAKCFFSPQDSDVPVWPDGENTKISVEPAGTCCANIIYNAFVRQFGPTKDATFQPPNLDSVLMKLDDQGFTVIPKSGKFRELKEQLNFIFSRMGCRVLHLLPIHPTPTTYARMGRFGSPYAALDFSDVDPALAQFDPAATPLEQFMELVDAVHDHDGYLILDIAINHTGWAARLHESHPEWLDREDDGKIRTPGAWGVVWADLTKLDYRHTDLWQYMADIFMRWCRRGVDGFRCDAGYMIPEAAWEYIIAKVRRQYPNTVFFLEGLGGPPDATRDLLQRANFNWAYSELFQEYTLEQISRYLPHAIDLSNTCGHLIHFAETHDNDRLAKVSQTYAKMRTGLCALFSVCGGFGFANGVEWFATEKINVHNAPGLNWGSPENQVDYITRLHLLLREHPAFFSGAQLNLIHDQESQAPALLRFNAYHNSRVLVLVNLDCDSQVMAVWPTGAEGGVAFPWTDLISGSTVPAETRKGKNRILLKPGQVLALSPQKEDLKRLEAQPAGHLFMPDRVLMQKRRALALEVIAAVKGHMDLADLDVDRAAMDLAGDPETFIRELYVDKGPCQTILFDAHKDINRRVMVPPGFFLLVRCNKHFRVQLDEAGADKKCLGFHESLPAEGQDAYMAVFMPLEIKDTHKDCLLKLRISGPEGTKKINGNVRYLPPFDTLTLRLSFTRKEITSDPSIKQLSTTSLGAMMRSGASFSHLESRYDALLGANLNPVLPENRWMLLSRFRIWGVFQGYSRELGPDCLDAFWASHGQGGKWRFRVPSSEGRYYVIDLFLQMDPKTNRVTLTLHREPAPADSPRRLQPHRDVTLVIRPDIEDRSFHDTVKAFSGPEQQWPFRVSAFENGFFFQSQTGHILRLSSSQDSFSVKPEWHYMVHRSVEATRGLDADSDLFSPGYFSINVKGGDTVSLEACVMNKETMPETSSGKKIPLPGPFQSTIPFSQAIQASLDAFIVDRGDEKSVVAGYPWFLDWGRDSLIFCRALIELGRTRDALAILSLFGKFEKNGTLPNMICGQDARNIETSDAPLWFFACCRQLAQTLGIPEVLTQPIGQRTMIQVLKEMASSMINGTPTGVKADPKSMLLYSPAHFTWMDTNFPAGTPRQGYPIEIQALWCHSLEFLSQVDDPEDQATWQRHADTVKRNIVDLFWREEDGFFSDCLHCREPVDPGHAIPDDALRPNQLLLITLGVIDDPKIMARVVETCRELLVPGGIRSLADRTLTVPLFIERDGRHLVNPHAPYAGYYQGDEDTQRKPAYHNGTAWTWQFPIFCEAWATAFGPPGIPAALAWLGSALPLMRTGAAGFIPEILDGNFPHTPRGCDAQAWGCSEVARVAHKLTRIQQT, via the coding sequence ATGGTCAAAGAAAATCAAGAAAGATTCTTGCTCGCCCAAAGTCCGTCCCCGGGAACGGCACGGATTTCATTCTGTGGGGATGTCATCATGTTCAAGCTCACGGTCTCCCCTGACGAACCAGGCCGCGCCTTTGTCAGAACCAACCTGGGCAACGCGAATACGGTCCGCAGGGAAATCATTCGCCGGGTGGAAAAAAACGAAATCAAACTGGGTGAAGCCTGGTATGACCTGCCCATGCAAAAAGATGACGACGGCAATTTTGCCATCCACCTGCCCCTGTACCAGACCGGCGCGTTCCAGGCCAAATGTTTTTTTAGTCCCCAGGACAGTGATGTGCCGGTATGGCCCGATGGGGAGAACACCAAAATCAGTGTTGAACCGGCCGGGACCTGCTGCGCTAATATCATATATAACGCCTTTGTGCGGCAATTCGGCCCCACCAAAGATGCAACGTTCCAGCCCCCGAATCTGGATTCCGTGCTCATGAAGCTGGATGACCAAGGATTTACGGTGATCCCAAAATCAGGTAAATTCAGGGAGTTAAAGGAACAGTTAAACTTTATCTTTTCCAGGATGGGTTGCCGGGTGCTTCATCTTTTGCCCATCCACCCCACCCCCACCACCTATGCCAGGATGGGCCGATTCGGCAGCCCCTATGCCGCCCTTGACTTTTCCGATGTAGACCCGGCCCTGGCCCAGTTTGACCCGGCCGCCACCCCCCTTGAACAATTCATGGAGCTGGTGGATGCCGTGCATGATCACGACGGCTACCTGATTCTTGATATTGCCATCAACCACACCGGCTGGGCCGCCCGGCTGCACGAGTCCCATCCCGAATGGCTGGATCGGGAAGACGACGGCAAAATCCGAACCCCCGGGGCCTGGGGGGTTGTCTGGGCGGACCTGACCAAGCTGGATTACCGGCACACAGATCTGTGGCAGTACATGGCGGATATTTTTATGCGCTGGTGCCGCCGGGGCGTGGACGGCTTCAGGTGCGATGCTGGATACATGATCCCCGAAGCCGCCTGGGAATATATTATCGCCAAGGTGAGACGCCAGTATCCGAACACTGTTTTTTTCCTTGAAGGACTGGGCGGTCCACCCGATGCGACCCGGGACCTGCTCCAGCGCGCCAATTTTAACTGGGCCTATTCAGAGCTGTTCCAGGAATATACCCTGGAGCAAATATCCCGGTACCTGCCCCATGCCATCGACCTGTCAAATACCTGTGGACACTTAATCCATTTTGCCGAAACCCATGACAATGACCGCCTGGCCAAGGTATCCCAAACCTACGCAAAAATGAGAACCGGTCTTTGCGCCCTGTTCAGCGTCTGTGGGGGATTTGGATTTGCCAACGGCGTGGAGTGGTTTGCCACGGAAAAAATAAATGTCCACAACGCCCCGGGCTTGAACTGGGGTAGTCCCGAGAACCAGGTGGATTATATTACCCGGCTTCATCTTCTTTTGCGGGAACACCCGGCATTTTTCAGCGGCGCACAATTGAACCTTATCCACGATCAAGAGAGCCAGGCACCGGCGTTGCTGCGATTCAATGCCTATCATAATTCCCGGGTGCTGGTGCTGGTCAACCTGGACTGCGACAGTCAAGTTATGGCCGTGTGGCCCACCGGGGCCGAAGGCGGCGTTGCCTTTCCCTGGACCGATCTGATTTCAGGCAGCACTGTTCCGGCCGAAACCAGAAAAGGCAAAAACCGGATTCTTTTAAAGCCGGGCCAGGTCCTGGCCCTAAGCCCCCAAAAAGAGGATTTAAAGCGTTTAGAGGCCCAGCCGGCCGGTCATCTGTTCATGCCTGACAGGGTGTTGATGCAAAAACGGCGGGCCCTGGCCCTTGAAGTGATTGCAGCGGTGAAAGGCCACATGGATCTGGCAGATCTGGATGTGGACCGGGCCGCCATGGATCTTGCCGGCGATCCCGAAACATTTATCCGGGAACTCTACGTGGACAAGGGCCCCTGCCAAACGATCCTGTTTGATGCCCACAAAGATATCAACCGCAGGGTAATGGTACCCCCGGGCTTTTTCCTGCTGGTCCGGTGCAACAAGCATTTCAGGGTTCAGCTTGATGAGGCAGGGGCCGACAAAAAATGCCTGGGATTTCACGAAAGCCTTCCCGCAGAAGGCCAGGATGCTTACATGGCCGTTTTCATGCCCCTTGAGATAAAAGACACGCACAAAGACTGCCTGCTCAAGCTGCGCATATCCGGCCCCGAAGGCACCAAAAAAATCAACGGAAATGTCCGGTATCTCCCCCCCTTTGATACGCTTACCCTGCGGCTCTCCTTTACCCGCAAAGAGATAACGTCTGATCCCTCCATCAAGCAGCTGTCCACCACAAGCCTGGGTGCAATGATGCGCTCAGGGGCAAGTTTCAGCCACCTGGAGAGCCGTTACGATGCGCTGCTGGGGGCCAATCTGAACCCTGTACTGCCCGAAAACAGATGGATGCTTTTGTCCCGGTTCAGAATCTGGGGTGTATTTCAGGGTTATTCCAGGGAACTTGGCCCCGACTGCCTGGATGCCTTCTGGGCCTCCCATGGCCAGGGCGGGAAATGGCGGTTCAGAGTACCCTCATCCGAAGGCCGGTATTACGTTATTGACCTGTTCCTGCAGATGGACCCGAAAACCAACCGGGTGACCCTGACCCTGCACCGGGAACCCGCACCGGCCGATAGCCCCCGGCGACTTCAACCCCACCGCGACGTCACCCTGGTCATCCGGCCGGACATTGAAGACCGAAGTTTCCATGACACGGTGAAGGCCTTTAGCGGACCGGAGCAGCAATGGCCGTTTCGGGTTTCGGCATTTGAAAACGGATTTTTCTTTCAATCCCAAACGGGACATATACTCAGGCTGTCAAGCAGTCAGGACTCATTTTCCGTCAAACCGGAATGGCACTACATGGTCCACAGAAGTGTTGAAGCCACCCGGGGACTGGATGCCGACTCTGATCTGTTCAGTCCGGGCTATTTCAGCATCAATGTGAAGGGTGGAGACACGGTAAGCCTGGAAGCCTGCGTCATGAACAAAGAGACAATGCCCGAGACTTCAAGCGGCAAAAAAATCCCCCTGCCAGGGCCTTTTCAATCAACCATCCCCTTCTCCCAAGCGATCCAGGCAAGCCTTGACGCATTTATCGTGGACCGGGGGGACGAAAAAAGTGTGGTGGCAGGATACCCATGGTTCCTGGACTGGGGCAGGGACAGTCTGATATTCTGCCGCGCTTTAATTGAGCTTGGGCGAACCCGGGATGCCCTAGCCATACTCTCTCTTTTTGGGAAATTTGAAAAAAACGGCACGCTGCCCAATATGATATGCGGACAAGACGCAAGGAACATTGAGACCTCGGATGCGCCGCTTTGGTTTTTTGCCTGCTGTCGACAGCTGGCGCAAACCCTGGGAATCCCAGAGGTACTCACCCAACCCATCGGGCAGCGCACCATGATCCAGGTGCTCAAGGAGATGGCGTCATCCATGATCAACGGCACCCCCACCGGTGTCAAGGCCGATCCGAAATCCATGCTGCTATACAGCCCGGCCCATTTCACCTGGATGGATACCAATTTCCCGGCAGGGACCCCCCGCCAGGGATATCCCATTGAAATCCAGGCGTTGTGGTGCCATTCCCTTGAATTTTTATCCCAGGTGGATGATCCTGAAGACCAAGCGACATGGCAAAGGCATGCCGACACGGTCAAACGCAACATTGTTGATCTCTTCTGGCGGGAAGAGGACGGATTTTTCAGTGACTGCCTGCACTGCAGGGAACCGGTTGACCCAGGACATGCCATTCCTGATGATGCCCTGCGGCCTAATCAGCTGCTGCTGATCACTTTAGGGGTTATCGACGATCCCAAAATCATGGCCCGGGTGGTGGAAACCTGCCGGGAACTTCTGGTGCCGGGCGGTATCAGGAGCCTTGCAGACCGGACCTTGACCGTTCCGTTGTTCATTGAGCGGGACGGCCGGCATCTGGTCAATCCCCATGCGCCCTATGCCGGATATTACCAGGGGGATGAGGATACCCAACGCAAACCGGCCTACCACAACGGCACGGCCTGGACCTGGCAGTTCCCGATATTCTGCGAAGCCTGGGCCACAGCCTTTGGCCCCCCGGGTATTCCGGCGGCCCTGGCATGGCTTGGCAGTGCGCTGCCATTGATGCGCACGGGTGCGGCAGGGTTTATACCCGAAATTCTTGACGGAAATTTTCCGCACACGCCAAGAGGGTGCGATGCACAGGCATGGGGCTGCAGTGAAGTTGCCAGGGTCGCCCATAAATTGACCCGGATTCAGCAGACATAA
- the asd gene encoding aspartate-semialdehyde dehydrogenase has translation MKKVGIVGWRGMVGSVLMERMSAQNDFQKFTPVFFTTSQAGQAAPDVGQGSSELIDAFDIDTLMEMDIVVTCQGGSYTEAVRPKLAERGWQGYWIDAASTLRMDAQSIIVLDPVNMPVIETAISKGIKNFIGGNCTVSLMLMALGGLFENDWVEWLSSMTYQAASGAGAKNMRELVAQMKTLGDQAASILDDPASAILDLDRKVTDTLRSDVYPVDTWGVPLAASLIPWIDRAMENGQTREEWKGFVETNKILGRSDNPIPIDGQCIRIGAMRCHSQAFTIKLKKDVPLDEINAALAANNDWVRVIPNNKEASIKDLTPAAVTGTLNVPVGRIRKMNMGENFLTAFSVGDQLLWGAAEPLRRILNIIL, from the coding sequence ATGAAAAAAGTCGGAATAGTTGGCTGGCGGGGCATGGTGGGGTCTGTGCTCATGGAAAGAATGTCTGCACAGAATGATTTTCAAAAATTCACGCCGGTTTTTTTCACCACGTCCCAGGCCGGACAGGCTGCACCGGATGTGGGGCAGGGTTCGTCGGAACTTATTGACGCCTTTGATATTGATACACTCATGGAAATGGATATCGTGGTGACCTGCCAGGGTGGTTCTTACACCGAAGCCGTGCGTCCTAAACTGGCCGAGCGCGGCTGGCAGGGGTACTGGATTGATGCCGCATCCACGTTAAGGATGGATGCCCAGAGCATTATTGTTCTGGATCCGGTCAATATGCCGGTGATTGAAACGGCGATATCCAAGGGAATTAAAAATTTTATCGGCGGCAACTGCACGGTATCACTGATGCTGATGGCCCTGGGCGGGCTTTTTGAAAATGACTGGGTGGAATGGCTGAGTTCCATGACCTACCAGGCAGCTTCGGGTGCCGGTGCCAAAAATATGAGGGAACTTGTGGCACAGATGAAAACCCTTGGCGACCAGGCCGCATCGATTCTGGATGATCCTGCGTCCGCAATTCTTGATCTTGATCGAAAGGTTACCGACACCTTGCGCTCTGATGTTTATCCTGTTGACACCTGGGGCGTTCCCCTGGCAGCCAGCCTGATTCCCTGGATTGACCGGGCCATGGAGAACGGCCAGACCCGGGAGGAGTGGAAAGGCTTTGTGGAAACCAATAAAATTCTGGGGCGCTCGGACAATCCCATTCCCATTGACGGCCAGTGTATCCGTATCGGGGCCATGCGCTGCCATTCCCAGGCGTTTACCATCAAATTGAAAAAGGATGTTCCTTTAGACGAGATCAATGCCGCACTGGCGGCCAATAATGACTGGGTCCGGGTGATCCCCAATAATAAGGAAGCTTCCATAAAGGATCTGACACCCGCCGCCGTCACCGGCACCTTGAACGTTCCTGTGGGCAGAATCCGGAAAATGAATATGGGTGAAAATTTTCTCACGGCATTTTCCGTGGGAGATCAGTTGCTCTGGGGTGCTGCAGAACCCCTGCGGCGGATATTGAACATCATTCTGTAA
- a CDS encoding HAMP domain-containing sensor histidine kinase: protein MQIKRLYLKILFAFLGILLITILLTIGLFMMTSGRCYKSDLDHKALAKLNVFKVMVQKEVDRYKDLPAEKNPDLIQLLERCTSFFDVKVWITEPNGHIIFQSFEGPMDFLPYEPHQQTNQDSGITLYHYLLKWNKYYAVIPINDQSRGLYLHLFMDTAKNSRNEGLFLLGLIIIGVTATVMLFPAISYITRRINRLNQSALEFAGGNLSVRTDIKGDDEIAKLGETFNRMADRLELLVRNSKELTANVSHELRSPLARLRVSKELILDKLEQKGASDDAIIRLLNNMDSDIGDLDTLIAEALALSKIDYQESTLEPETFRFSEYIRSMMEAYYPLLDKNDLTLDLDIRDFGKARQDKSVVKSVFSNLMDNAIKYSPPGNTIRVSVGTVSPKGLEFSITNTCGPMSKADLDRLFNPFFRIPGQKASGTGLGLAIAKKQITRCKGDISADHNGREICLTVSIP from the coding sequence ATGCAAATCAAACGCCTTTACCTGAAAATTCTTTTCGCTTTTCTGGGCATCCTGCTGATCACCATCCTGCTGACCATTGGTTTGTTCATGATGACGTCAGGACGTTGTTATAAATCAGACCTGGATCATAAAGCGCTTGCCAAGCTTAATGTATTCAAGGTCATGGTGCAAAAAGAGGTGGACCGATACAAGGATCTGCCGGCGGAAAAGAATCCGGACCTCATCCAACTTTTAGAGCGTTGCACATCATTTTTTGACGTCAAAGTCTGGATCACCGAACCCAATGGGCATATTATCTTTCAGAGTTTTGAAGGACCCATGGATTTTCTGCCCTATGAGCCCCACCAGCAAACGAACCAAGACAGCGGGATTACACTGTATCATTACCTGCTTAAATGGAACAAATACTATGCAGTCATCCCCATCAACGATCAAAGCAGGGGCTTGTACCTGCACCTGTTTATGGACACCGCAAAAAACAGCCGAAACGAAGGTCTGTTTTTACTGGGGCTCATCATCATAGGTGTTACCGCCACCGTGATGCTGTTTCCTGCGATTTCATACATTACCCGCCGTATAAACCGGCTGAACCAGTCGGCCCTTGAATTTGCCGGCGGAAATCTGTCCGTGCGAACGGATATCAAAGGTGATGATGAGATTGCCAAACTTGGGGAGACATTTAATCGGATGGCAGATCGTTTGGAACTGCTGGTCCGAAATTCCAAGGAGCTGACGGCCAATGTATCCCATGAGTTACGCTCTCCCCTGGCACGTCTGAGGGTTTCCAAGGAACTCATCTTAGACAAGCTGGAACAGAAAGGGGCTTCGGATGATGCGATCATACGACTGTTGAACAACATGGATTCGGATATCGGGGATCTTGATACCCTGATCGCAGAAGCATTGGCCCTGTCCAAAATTGATTACCAGGAATCGACCCTGGAACCTGAAACGTTCAGGTTTTCCGAATATATCAGATCCATGATGGAGGCATACTATCCGCTTTTGGACAAAAACGATCTGACACTGGACCTTGACATCCGGGACTTCGGCAAAGCCCGCCAGGATAAATCAGTGGTGAAATCGGTTTTTTCCAATCTCATGGACAATGCCATCAAATATTCTCCGCCCGGCAATACCATCCGTGTATCCGTCGGAACGGTATCCCCCAAGGGGCTTGAATTTTCAATCACCAATACCTGCGGCCCGATGAGTAAAGCGGATCTAGACCGCCTGTTCAATCCGTTTTTTCGAATTCCCGGGCAAAAAGCATCGGGAACAGGACTTGGGCTGGCCATTGCAAAAAAACAGATCACACGCTGCAAGGGCGACATCAGCGCGGATCACAACGGCCGGGAAATTTGCCTGACCGTTTCCATTCCTTAG